In the Deinococcus radiophilus genome, one interval contains:
- a CDS encoding acyl-CoA thioesterase gives MTSEPPAESRLTRITQVVFPGTTNHHGTLFGGEVLSMMDSAAFIAATRHCRMKVVTRLMETTEFAQPIPAGSIVELTAWVTGVGRTSMRVRVEVVTEDMYSPARSVACSGEFVLVALGSDGQPSPVPSLSTATLADGDAGF, from the coding sequence ATGACAAGTGAGCCCCCCGCCGAAAGCCGACTGACCCGCATCACCCAGGTGGTGTTTCCCGGAACCACCAATCACCACGGCACGCTGTTTGGCGGCGAGGTGCTGAGCATGATGGACAGCGCCGCCTTTATCGCCGCTACCCGTCACTGCCGCATGAAAGTCGTTACGCGGCTGATGGAAACCACCGAATTTGCCCAGCCGATTCCAGCGGGAAGCATCGTGGAGCTGACGGCCTGGGTGACCGGCGTGGGCCGCACCTCCATGCGCGTCCGGGTAGAGGTGGTGACCGAGGACATGTACTCTCCGGCCCGCTCGGTGGCCTGTAGCGGCGAATTCGTGCTGGTGGCGCTGGGCAGTGACGGTCAGCCGTCTCCTGTTCCCAGTCTGTCTACTGCAACACTTGCGGACGGTGATGCGGGGTTTTGA
- the hpaI gene encoding 4-hydroxy-2-oxoheptanedioate aldolase has product MTFDNSFKQALQSGQTQYGYWLALAHPYAAEACAGAGYDWLLIDGEHAPNTVPDILAQLQAVAPYAGEAIVRPVNSDTALIKQLLDIGARTLLVPMIDTAEQAAGVVAATRYPPAGVRGVASALVRASRWGTRADYLTRAEEEICVLVQVETVTGLENLDAIAATEGVDGVFIGPADLSASMGLIGQPGHPDVQAAIREAAERIRAAGKAAGILAVNEDDARRYLSWGYTFVAVGVDVLDLTLGAKAARQRLG; this is encoded by the coding sequence ATGACTTTTGACAATTCCTTCAAGCAGGCTCTACAAAGTGGACAGACGCAATATGGTTACTGGCTGGCCCTGGCCCACCCTTACGCCGCTGAAGCCTGTGCTGGCGCAGGTTACGACTGGCTGCTGATTGACGGCGAACATGCGCCCAACACCGTGCCGGACATCCTGGCGCAGCTGCAAGCCGTGGCTCCCTACGCAGGCGAGGCCATCGTGCGGCCCGTGAACAGTGACACGGCACTCATCAAGCAACTGCTGGATATCGGTGCGCGCACGCTGCTGGTCCCCATGATTGACACTGCCGAGCAGGCTGCTGGCGTCGTTGCGGCCACCCGTTATCCGCCTGCCGGGGTGCGCGGGGTGGCGTCCGCACTGGTGCGGGCCTCGCGCTGGGGCACCCGCGCCGATTACCTGACTCGGGCCGAGGAGGAAATCTGCGTGCTGGTGCAGGTGGAGACGGTCACGGGCCTGGAGAACCTGGACGCCATTGCGGCGACTGAGGGTGTAGACGGCGTGTTTATCGGCCCCGCCGACCTGAGTGCCAGCATGGGCTTGATTGGGCAGCCAGGACATCCTGACGTGCAGGCCGCGATTCGGGAGGCTGCCGAGCGCATTCGCGCCGCAGGCAAGGCAGCGGGCATCCTGGCCGTCAATGAAGACGATGCCCGGCGTTATCTGAGCTGGGGGTACACCTTCGTGGCGGTCGGGGTGGATGTGCTGGACCTGACCCTTGGGGCCAAGGCGGCCCGCCAGCGCCTGGGCTGA
- a CDS encoding VOC family protein has product MPEGRIAAVLIHVADQEAGLDWYSQAFPQAQRRVVEGFTLLDVGGISLEIVPADAKVSSGAAGTVVYWHTDNFAAELNRLQALGAVLYRGPMAIEEGQQMAQVKDPWGNLLGLRG; this is encoded by the coding sequence ATGCCGGAAGGCCGAATCGCCGCCGTGCTGATCCATGTCGCCGATCAGGAAGCGGGACTGGACTGGTACAGCCAGGCCTTTCCTCAGGCCCAGCGGCGTGTGGTGGAAGGCTTCACACTGCTGGATGTGGGGGGCATCAGCCTGGAGATTGTCCCTGCCGACGCCAAAGTAAGCAGTGGCGCAGCGGGCACCGTGGTGTACTGGCACACGGACAATTTCGCGGCTGAGCTGAACCGCCTGCAAGCACTGGGCGCCGTCCTTTACCGGGGACCGATGGCGATTGAAGAAGGGCAGCAAATGGCTCAAGTCAAAGACCCCTGGGGCAACCTGCTGGGCCTGCGCGGCTGA
- a CDS encoding type III polyketide synthase — MSGYLLAVGTAVPEHVYLQPMVRDMIKEQPSLGRLGRRLVPSAFNASGIDQRHSVIGDYQPGSGGGLFFDEATGQMLSPSTGVRNEVYVREATPLFVEAGRRALDASGLQPEDVTHVITVSCTGFFAPGPDYMVVRQLGLRPTTGRYHVGFMGCYAAFPALKMAQAFCGADPQAKVLVICTELCSLHVNPSDDPDSIIASTVFADGAAAAVVSARPPRSGQTALRLDAFETALTPPGDGEKDMAWNIGDQGYEMVLSSYVPDIIENHLHGALGPLLLNLAEELNLIGAEVDHWAVHPGGRAILDKVQGSLGLSDVQMAPSREVLREYGNMSSATVLFIIAELLQQVQSGERVCAMAFGPGLTVESGLMTAVRGE; from the coding sequence ATGAGCGGTTACCTGTTGGCCGTCGGCACCGCCGTGCCGGAGCACGTCTACCTGCAGCCGATGGTGCGCGACATGATCAAAGAGCAGCCCTCGCTGGGCCGGTTGGGCCGCCGCCTGGTGCCTTCGGCCTTCAATGCTTCGGGCATTGACCAGCGCCACAGTGTGATCGGGGATTACCAGCCCGGCTCAGGCGGGGGCCTCTTTTTTGATGAGGCCACCGGGCAGATGCTCTCGCCCAGCACTGGAGTCCGTAACGAAGTCTATGTCCGCGAGGCCACGCCGCTCTTTGTGGAGGCGGGGCGCCGAGCGCTGGACGCCAGCGGGCTGCAACCGGAAGACGTTACGCATGTCATTACGGTGTCATGTACCGGATTCTTTGCACCAGGGCCGGACTACATGGTGGTGCGTCAGTTGGGGCTGCGACCTACGACTGGGCGCTATCACGTGGGCTTTATGGGGTGCTACGCGGCATTTCCGGCCCTCAAGATGGCCCAGGCCTTTTGCGGGGCCGACCCGCAGGCCAAGGTGCTGGTCATCTGCACCGAGCTGTGTTCTCTCCACGTGAATCCCAGTGACGATCCTGACTCCATCATTGCCAGCACGGTCTTCGCCGACGGCGCGGCAGCGGCAGTGGTCAGCGCCCGGCCGCCCCGAAGCGGACAGACGGCCCTGCGCCTGGACGCCTTCGAAACGGCCCTGACTCCGCCCGGCGACGGTGAAAAGGACATGGCCTGGAACATCGGCGATCAGGGCTACGAGATGGTCCTGAGCAGCTATGTGCCCGACATCATCGAAAACCACCTGCACGGGGCGCTGGGGCCGCTGCTGCTGAACCTGGCCGAGGAGCTGAATCTGATCGGGGCCGAGGTGGACCACTGGGCGGTGCACCCCGGGGGCCGCGCCATTCTGGACAAGGTGCAGGGGAGCCTGGGCCTGAGCGACGTGCAGATGGCTCCTTCGCGTGAGGTGCTGCGCGAGTACGGCAACATGAGCAGCGCCACGGTGCTGTTCATCATCGCAGAGTTGTTACAGCAGGTGCAATCAGGCGAACGAGTCTGCGCGATGGCGTTTGGTCCCGGGCTGACGGTGGAGTCCGGCCTGATGACCGCAGTGCGGGGCGAATAG